From Quercus lobata isolate SW786 chromosome 1, ValleyOak3.0 Primary Assembly, whole genome shotgun sequence, one genomic window encodes:
- the LOC115982173 gene encoding replication factor C subunit 1-like isoform X4: MSGNKQTDIRKWFMKSHDKGNGKESKLANPAPTNKSQPEEPAHASQESSDRRKTSKYLVTDKQKPKDEKETQELPTKRKAQKHNDESVKPPPVKKLHIVDDDDDDDDFILSSSRKNSVDVTSRKKLKSGSGSSAEPASGRGRGSGWGSFINFGERKDPPHKGEKVVPEGAPNCLAGLTFVISGTLDSLEREEAEDLIKRHGGRVTGSISKKTNYLLCDEDIGGRKSSKAKELGTAFLTEDGLFDMIRASNPAKAPVQEGSKRPVVDKVAPLPKKSPQKIEAKKDSIGNSLAAAVSGKGLISGLSPAKHKTQTVAMNALTWTEKYSPKVLKDIIGNESLVDRLRKWLANWNAQFLDTGNKKKSKRHQSKKEEEKGKKQINSAAKKAVLISGTPGIGKTTSAKLVSQMLGFQAIEVNASDSRGKADTRIEKGIAGSNANSIKELVSNEALSVNMDRSKHPKTVLIMDEVDGMSAGDRGGIADLIASIKISKIPIICICNDRYSQKLKSLVNYCLLLEFKKPEESQMMAKRLMEVANAEGLQVNQIVLKELAERVNGDMRMALNQLQYMSLSMSVIKYDDIRQCLHSGAKDQDISPFTAVDILFRSNGKLRMDEQIDLSMSDPDLVPLLIQENYINCRPSSVGKDDNGIKCMSLIARAAESIGDGDIINVQIRRYRQWQLSQIGSLASCIIPAALLHEQMETRKQRKNNFIRFGGWLGKNSTTGKNLRLLEDFHVRLLASRECSLGRETLRVEYLTLLTLVLKRLTEPLQELPKDGAAQKFVEFMNMYSISWEDFDTIVELSKFQGHPNPLDGKQRAVKATLTKAYKEGRKTRMVRAADLVKLPGVKKAPKKRIAAILEPSDDGFVDGGGSTLAEGEEDNSSDMDELEGPANVEKLQMELQSLNSKGMQVEFDMKGTGKSKKTPVGKGNGGSGPSEKKGAWGSVAGAKRRR; this comes from the exons ATG TCAGGGAATAAGCAGACGGATATAAGGAAGTGGTTTATGAAATCCCATGACAAGGGCAATGGCAAGGAATCCAAGCTTGCAAATCCTGCCCCAACCAATAAATCACAGCCAGAAGAACCG GCTCATGCAAGCCAAGAAAGTTCAGACAGAAGGAAAACTAGCAAGTATCTTGTTACTGACAAACAAAAGCCAAAAGATGAAAAGGAGACACAGGAACTTCCAACAAAACGAAAGGCTCAAAAGCATAATGATGAATCAGTTAAACCACCACCTGTTAAAAAACTTCACatagttgatgatgatgatgatgatgacgactTTATCTTGTCTAGTTCTAGGAAGAATTCAGTTGATGTGACTTCTAGGAAGAAGTTGAAGAGTGGGTCAG GTTCATCAGCAGAACCAGCTAGTGGAAGAGGCAGAGGTAGTGGATGGGGTTCATTTATTAACTTTGGAGAAAGGAAAGATCCTCCACATAAAGGGGAAAAg GTAGTCCCTGAGGGTGCTCCCAATTGTTTAGCTGGTTTAACTTTTGTAATTAGTGGAACACTTGACAG CCTGGAGCGTGAAGAAGCTGAAGATTTGATTAAACGCCATGGTGGTCGTGTCACTGGATCCATCAGCAAGAAAACG AATTATCTTTTATGTGATGAAGATATTGGGGGTCGGAAATCTTCTAAAGCTAAAGAGCTAGG CACTGCCTTTCTCACTGAGGATGGATTGTTTGATATGATCCGTGCATCAAATCCTGCAAAAGCACCTGTACAAGAAGGATCTAAGAGGCCAGTAGTGGATAAGGTTGCACCTCTTCCAAAGAAAAGCCCACAGAAAATAGAAGCAAAGA AAGATAGCATTGGCAACTCCTTGGCAGCAGCTGTATCTGGAAAAGGCTTGATCTCAGGGTTGTCCCCAGCTAAGCATAAAACTCAAACCGTTGCAATGAATGCTTTGACATGGACGGAAAAATATAGCCCAAAGGTTCTGAAAGATATTATTGGAAATGAGTCGCTG GTTGATCGGCTTCGGAAGTGGTTGGCAAATTGGAACGCTCAATTTCTTGATACtggaaataagaaaaagagcaaaagacaccaatcaaaaaaagaagaggagaagggcaaaaaacaaattaattctGCTGCCAAAAAAGCGGTGCTAATAAGTGGAACTCCTGGTATAGGAAAAACTACCTCAGCAAAATTGGTTAGTCAGATGCTCGGTTTCCAAGCAATAGAG GTAAATGCTAGTGACAGTCGTGGGAAGGCTGACACCAGAATTGAGAAAGGAATTGCTGGAAGCAATGCAAATTCTATAAAGGAACTTGTCAGCAATGAGGCCCTAAGTGTCAACATGGATCG ATCAAAGCATCCAAAAACTGTGCTGATTATGGACGAGGTTGATGGGATGTCTGCTGGAGATAGGGGTGGAATTGCTGACCTTATTGCTAGCATCAAGATTTCCAAAATTCCTATTATCTGCATTTGTAATGACCGATACAGCCAGAAACTAAAAAGTCTTGTGAACTACTGTTTGCTTCTCGAATTTAAGAAACCTGAGGAATCGCAG ATGATGGCAAAGAGATTAATGGAAGTTGCAAATGCAGAAGGCCTTCAAGTTAATCAG ATTGTTCTTAAGGAACTTGCAGAAAGAGTCAATGGAGATATGCGTATGGCACTAAACCAATTGCAATATATGAGCCTCTCCATGTCAGTCATTAAATATGATGACATTAGGCAGTGTCTTCATAGCGGTGCAAAGGACCAAGACATTTCACCTTTCACTGCTGTTGACAT CCTGTTTAGATCCAATGGGAAGTTGAGGATGGATGAGCAGATCGACCTGAGCATGAGTGATCCTGATCTAGTCCCTCTTCTTATTCAG gaaaattatattaattgtaGGCCAAGTTCGGTTGGTAAGGATGACAATGGAATCAAATGTATGAGCTTGATTGCTCGTGCTGCTGAATCTATTGGTGATGGGGATATTATCAATGTACAGATTCGACGATATAGACAGTGGCAGCTCTCTCAAATTGGTTCCCTTGCATCGTGTATAATTCC TGCTGCACTGTTGCATGAGCAGATGGAAACACGTAAACAG agaaagaataattttattagatttgGAGGATGGCTGGGAAAGAACTCAACAACGGGAAAAAATTTGAGGCTTTTGGAGGATTTTCATGTTCGTCTTCTTGCTTCTCGTGAATGTAGTTTGGGGAG GGAAACCCTGCGAGTAGAATACCTTACTCTCCTTACACTTGTTCTGAAACGATTGACTGAGCCACTGCAGGAGCTGCCTAAG gatggaGCTGCtcaaaaatttgttgagtttATGAATATGTACTCAATAAGTTGGGAGGATTTCGATACAATTGTGGAGCTATCAAAATTTCAG GGGCATCCAAATCCGCTGGATGGAAAACAGCGTGCTGTGAAGGCTACTCTCACCAAAGCTtacaaagaaggaagaaaaacaaGAATGGTACGAGCTGCAGATTTAGTCAAGCTTCCTGGTGTGAAAAAAGCTCCTAAGAAGCGGATTGCAGCAATTTTAGAGCCATCTGATGATGGAtttgttgatggtggtggtaGCACATTGGCAGAAGGTGAAGAAGACAATTCTTCAGATATGGATGAGTTGG AAGGCCCTGCCAATGTTGAGAAGCTACAAATGGAACTTCAGAGTTTGAATTCAAAAG GAATGCAAGTGGAGTTCGATATGAAGGGCACAGGAAAGTCAAAGAAAACACCAGTTGGCAAAGGAAACGGTGGTTCTGGACCTTCGGAGAAGAAAGGTGCATGGGGTTCAGTGG
- the LOC115982173 gene encoding replication factor C subunit 1-like isoform X3, whose product MSGNKQTDIRKWFMKSHDKGNGKESKLANPAPTNKSQPEEPAHASQESSDRRKTSKYLVTDKQKPKDEKETQELPTKRKAQKHNDESVKPPPVKKLHIVDDDDDDDDFILSSSRKNSVDVTSRKKLKSGSGRGIAQKPVDIEEGDEDDDKDIDTHLKSGGIGSSAEPASGRGRGSGWGSFINFGERKDPPHKGEKVVPEGAPNCLAGLTFVISGTLDSLEREEAEDLIKRHGGRVTGSISKKTNYLLCDEDIGGRKSSKAKELGTAFLTEDGLFDMIRASNPAKAPVQEGSKRPVVDKVAPLPKKSPQKIEAKKDSIGNSLAAAVSGKGLISGLSPAKHKTQTVAMNALTWTEKYSPKVLKDIIGNESLVDRLRKWLANWNAQFLDTGNKKKSKRHQSKKEEEKGKKQINSAAKKAVLISGTPGIGKTTSAKLVNASDSRGKADTRIEKGIAGSNANSIKELVSNEALSVNMDRSKHPKTVLIMDEVDGMSAGDRGGIADLIASIKISKIPIICICNDRYSQKLKSLVNYCLLLEFKKPEESQMMAKRLMEVANAEGLQVNQIVLKELAERVNGDMRMALNQLQYMSLSMSVIKYDDIRQCLHSGAKDQDISPFTAVDILFRSNGKLRMDEQIDLSMSDPDLVPLLIQENYINCRPSSVGKDDNGIKCMSLIARAAESIGDGDIINVQIRRYRQWQLSQIGSLASCIIPAALLHEQMETRKQRKNNFIRFGGWLGKNSTTGKNLRLLEDFHVRLLASRECSLGRETLRVEYLTLLTLVLKRLTEPLQELPKDGAAQKFVEFMNMYSISWEDFDTIVELSKFQGHPNPLDGKQRAVKATLTKAYKEGRKTRMVRAADLVKLPGVKKAPKKRIAAILEPSDDGFVDGGGSTLAEGEEDNSSDMDELEGPANVEKLQMELQSLNSKGMQVEFDMKGTGKSKKTPVGKGNGGSGPSEKKGAWGSVAGAKRRR is encoded by the exons ATG TCAGGGAATAAGCAGACGGATATAAGGAAGTGGTTTATGAAATCCCATGACAAGGGCAATGGCAAGGAATCCAAGCTTGCAAATCCTGCCCCAACCAATAAATCACAGCCAGAAGAACCG GCTCATGCAAGCCAAGAAAGTTCAGACAGAAGGAAAACTAGCAAGTATCTTGTTACTGACAAACAAAAGCCAAAAGATGAAAAGGAGACACAGGAACTTCCAACAAAACGAAAGGCTCAAAAGCATAATGATGAATCAGTTAAACCACCACCTGTTAAAAAACTTCACatagttgatgatgatgatgatgatgacgactTTATCTTGTCTAGTTCTAGGAAGAATTCAGTTGATGTGACTTCTAGGAAGAAGTTGAAGAGTGGGTCAGGTAGGGGAATTGCACAGAAACCTGTAGACATTGAAGAAggtgatgaggatgatgataagGATATTGATACTCATCTTAAGTCTGGTGGAATAGGTTCATCAGCAGAACCAGCTAGTGGAAGAGGCAGAGGTAGTGGATGGGGTTCATTTATTAACTTTGGAGAAAGGAAAGATCCTCCACATAAAGGGGAAAAg GTAGTCCCTGAGGGTGCTCCCAATTGTTTAGCTGGTTTAACTTTTGTAATTAGTGGAACACTTGACAG CCTGGAGCGTGAAGAAGCTGAAGATTTGATTAAACGCCATGGTGGTCGTGTCACTGGATCCATCAGCAAGAAAACG AATTATCTTTTATGTGATGAAGATATTGGGGGTCGGAAATCTTCTAAAGCTAAAGAGCTAGG CACTGCCTTTCTCACTGAGGATGGATTGTTTGATATGATCCGTGCATCAAATCCTGCAAAAGCACCTGTACAAGAAGGATCTAAGAGGCCAGTAGTGGATAAGGTTGCACCTCTTCCAAAGAAAAGCCCACAGAAAATAGAAGCAAAGA AAGATAGCATTGGCAACTCCTTGGCAGCAGCTGTATCTGGAAAAGGCTTGATCTCAGGGTTGTCCCCAGCTAAGCATAAAACTCAAACCGTTGCAATGAATGCTTTGACATGGACGGAAAAATATAGCCCAAAGGTTCTGAAAGATATTATTGGAAATGAGTCGCTG GTTGATCGGCTTCGGAAGTGGTTGGCAAATTGGAACGCTCAATTTCTTGATACtggaaataagaaaaagagcaaaagacaccaatcaaaaaaagaagaggagaagggcaaaaaacaaattaattctGCTGCCAAAAAAGCGGTGCTAATAAGTGGAACTCCTGGTATAGGAAAAACTACCTCAGCAAAATTG GTAAATGCTAGTGACAGTCGTGGGAAGGCTGACACCAGAATTGAGAAAGGAATTGCTGGAAGCAATGCAAATTCTATAAAGGAACTTGTCAGCAATGAGGCCCTAAGTGTCAACATGGATCG ATCAAAGCATCCAAAAACTGTGCTGATTATGGACGAGGTTGATGGGATGTCTGCTGGAGATAGGGGTGGAATTGCTGACCTTATTGCTAGCATCAAGATTTCCAAAATTCCTATTATCTGCATTTGTAATGACCGATACAGCCAGAAACTAAAAAGTCTTGTGAACTACTGTTTGCTTCTCGAATTTAAGAAACCTGAGGAATCGCAG ATGATGGCAAAGAGATTAATGGAAGTTGCAAATGCAGAAGGCCTTCAAGTTAATCAG ATTGTTCTTAAGGAACTTGCAGAAAGAGTCAATGGAGATATGCGTATGGCACTAAACCAATTGCAATATATGAGCCTCTCCATGTCAGTCATTAAATATGATGACATTAGGCAGTGTCTTCATAGCGGTGCAAAGGACCAAGACATTTCACCTTTCACTGCTGTTGACAT CCTGTTTAGATCCAATGGGAAGTTGAGGATGGATGAGCAGATCGACCTGAGCATGAGTGATCCTGATCTAGTCCCTCTTCTTATTCAG gaaaattatattaattgtaGGCCAAGTTCGGTTGGTAAGGATGACAATGGAATCAAATGTATGAGCTTGATTGCTCGTGCTGCTGAATCTATTGGTGATGGGGATATTATCAATGTACAGATTCGACGATATAGACAGTGGCAGCTCTCTCAAATTGGTTCCCTTGCATCGTGTATAATTCC TGCTGCACTGTTGCATGAGCAGATGGAAACACGTAAACAG agaaagaataattttattagatttgGAGGATGGCTGGGAAAGAACTCAACAACGGGAAAAAATTTGAGGCTTTTGGAGGATTTTCATGTTCGTCTTCTTGCTTCTCGTGAATGTAGTTTGGGGAG GGAAACCCTGCGAGTAGAATACCTTACTCTCCTTACACTTGTTCTGAAACGATTGACTGAGCCACTGCAGGAGCTGCCTAAG gatggaGCTGCtcaaaaatttgttgagtttATGAATATGTACTCAATAAGTTGGGAGGATTTCGATACAATTGTGGAGCTATCAAAATTTCAG GGGCATCCAAATCCGCTGGATGGAAAACAGCGTGCTGTGAAGGCTACTCTCACCAAAGCTtacaaagaaggaagaaaaacaaGAATGGTACGAGCTGCAGATTTAGTCAAGCTTCCTGGTGTGAAAAAAGCTCCTAAGAAGCGGATTGCAGCAATTTTAGAGCCATCTGATGATGGAtttgttgatggtggtggtaGCACATTGGCAGAAGGTGAAGAAGACAATTCTTCAGATATGGATGAGTTGG AAGGCCCTGCCAATGTTGAGAAGCTACAAATGGAACTTCAGAGTTTGAATTCAAAAG GAATGCAAGTGGAGTTCGATATGAAGGGCACAGGAAAGTCAAAGAAAACACCAGTTGGCAAAGGAAACGGTGGTTCTGGACCTTCGGAGAAGAAAGGTGCATGGGGTTCAGTGG
- the LOC115982173 gene encoding replication factor C subunit 1-like isoform X1 has product MSGNKQTDIRKWFMKSHDKGNGKESKLANPAPTNKSQPEEPAHASQESSDRRKTSKYLVTDKQKPKDEKETQELPTKRKAQKHNDESVKPPPVKKLHIVDDDDDDDDFILSSSRKNSVDVTSRKKLKSGSGRGIAQKPVDIEEGDEDDDKDIDTHLKSGGIGSSAEPASGRGRGSGWGSFINFGERKDPPHKGEKVVPEGAPNCLAGLTFVISGTLDSLEREEAEDLIKRHGGRVTGSISKKTNYLLCDEDIGGRKSSKAKELGTAFLTEDGLFDMIRASNPAKAPVQEGSKRPVVDKVAPLPKKSPQKIEAKKDSIGNSLAAAVSGKGLISGLSPAKHKTQTVAMNALTWTEKYSPKVLKDIIGNESLVDRLRKWLANWNAQFLDTGNKKKSKRHQSKKEEEKGKKQINSAAKKAVLISGTPGIGKTTSAKLVSQMLGFQAIEVNASDSRGKADTRIEKGIAGSNANSIKELVSNEALSVNMDRSKHPKTVLIMDEVDGMSAGDRGGIADLIASIKISKIPIICICNDRYSQKLKSLVNYCLLLEFKKPEESQMMAKRLMEVANAEGLQVNQIVLKELAERVNGDMRMALNQLQYMSLSMSVIKYDDIRQCLHSGAKDQDISPFTAVDILFRSNGKLRMDEQIDLSMSDPDLVPLLIQENYINCRPSSVGKDDNGIKCMSLIARAAESIGDGDIINVQIRRYRQWQLSQIGSLASCIIPAALLHEQMETRKQRKNNFIRFGGWLGKNSTTGKNLRLLEDFHVRLLASRECSLGRETLRVEYLTLLTLVLKRLTEPLQELPKDGAAQKFVEFMNMYSISWEDFDTIVELSKFQGHPNPLDGKQRAVKATLTKAYKEGRKTRMVRAADLVKLPGVKKAPKKRIAAILEPSDDGFVDGGGSTLAEGEEDNSSDMDELEGPANVEKLQMELQSLNSKGMQVEFDMKGTGKSKKTPVGKGNGGSGPSEKKGAWGSVAGAKRRR; this is encoded by the exons ATG TCAGGGAATAAGCAGACGGATATAAGGAAGTGGTTTATGAAATCCCATGACAAGGGCAATGGCAAGGAATCCAAGCTTGCAAATCCTGCCCCAACCAATAAATCACAGCCAGAAGAACCG GCTCATGCAAGCCAAGAAAGTTCAGACAGAAGGAAAACTAGCAAGTATCTTGTTACTGACAAACAAAAGCCAAAAGATGAAAAGGAGACACAGGAACTTCCAACAAAACGAAAGGCTCAAAAGCATAATGATGAATCAGTTAAACCACCACCTGTTAAAAAACTTCACatagttgatgatgatgatgatgatgacgactTTATCTTGTCTAGTTCTAGGAAGAATTCAGTTGATGTGACTTCTAGGAAGAAGTTGAAGAGTGGGTCAGGTAGGGGAATTGCACAGAAACCTGTAGACATTGAAGAAggtgatgaggatgatgataagGATATTGATACTCATCTTAAGTCTGGTGGAATAGGTTCATCAGCAGAACCAGCTAGTGGAAGAGGCAGAGGTAGTGGATGGGGTTCATTTATTAACTTTGGAGAAAGGAAAGATCCTCCACATAAAGGGGAAAAg GTAGTCCCTGAGGGTGCTCCCAATTGTTTAGCTGGTTTAACTTTTGTAATTAGTGGAACACTTGACAG CCTGGAGCGTGAAGAAGCTGAAGATTTGATTAAACGCCATGGTGGTCGTGTCACTGGATCCATCAGCAAGAAAACG AATTATCTTTTATGTGATGAAGATATTGGGGGTCGGAAATCTTCTAAAGCTAAAGAGCTAGG CACTGCCTTTCTCACTGAGGATGGATTGTTTGATATGATCCGTGCATCAAATCCTGCAAAAGCACCTGTACAAGAAGGATCTAAGAGGCCAGTAGTGGATAAGGTTGCACCTCTTCCAAAGAAAAGCCCACAGAAAATAGAAGCAAAGA AAGATAGCATTGGCAACTCCTTGGCAGCAGCTGTATCTGGAAAAGGCTTGATCTCAGGGTTGTCCCCAGCTAAGCATAAAACTCAAACCGTTGCAATGAATGCTTTGACATGGACGGAAAAATATAGCCCAAAGGTTCTGAAAGATATTATTGGAAATGAGTCGCTG GTTGATCGGCTTCGGAAGTGGTTGGCAAATTGGAACGCTCAATTTCTTGATACtggaaataagaaaaagagcaaaagacaccaatcaaaaaaagaagaggagaagggcaaaaaacaaattaattctGCTGCCAAAAAAGCGGTGCTAATAAGTGGAACTCCTGGTATAGGAAAAACTACCTCAGCAAAATTGGTTAGTCAGATGCTCGGTTTCCAAGCAATAGAG GTAAATGCTAGTGACAGTCGTGGGAAGGCTGACACCAGAATTGAGAAAGGAATTGCTGGAAGCAATGCAAATTCTATAAAGGAACTTGTCAGCAATGAGGCCCTAAGTGTCAACATGGATCG ATCAAAGCATCCAAAAACTGTGCTGATTATGGACGAGGTTGATGGGATGTCTGCTGGAGATAGGGGTGGAATTGCTGACCTTATTGCTAGCATCAAGATTTCCAAAATTCCTATTATCTGCATTTGTAATGACCGATACAGCCAGAAACTAAAAAGTCTTGTGAACTACTGTTTGCTTCTCGAATTTAAGAAACCTGAGGAATCGCAG ATGATGGCAAAGAGATTAATGGAAGTTGCAAATGCAGAAGGCCTTCAAGTTAATCAG ATTGTTCTTAAGGAACTTGCAGAAAGAGTCAATGGAGATATGCGTATGGCACTAAACCAATTGCAATATATGAGCCTCTCCATGTCAGTCATTAAATATGATGACATTAGGCAGTGTCTTCATAGCGGTGCAAAGGACCAAGACATTTCACCTTTCACTGCTGTTGACAT CCTGTTTAGATCCAATGGGAAGTTGAGGATGGATGAGCAGATCGACCTGAGCATGAGTGATCCTGATCTAGTCCCTCTTCTTATTCAG gaaaattatattaattgtaGGCCAAGTTCGGTTGGTAAGGATGACAATGGAATCAAATGTATGAGCTTGATTGCTCGTGCTGCTGAATCTATTGGTGATGGGGATATTATCAATGTACAGATTCGACGATATAGACAGTGGCAGCTCTCTCAAATTGGTTCCCTTGCATCGTGTATAATTCC TGCTGCACTGTTGCATGAGCAGATGGAAACACGTAAACAG agaaagaataattttattagatttgGAGGATGGCTGGGAAAGAACTCAACAACGGGAAAAAATTTGAGGCTTTTGGAGGATTTTCATGTTCGTCTTCTTGCTTCTCGTGAATGTAGTTTGGGGAG GGAAACCCTGCGAGTAGAATACCTTACTCTCCTTACACTTGTTCTGAAACGATTGACTGAGCCACTGCAGGAGCTGCCTAAG gatggaGCTGCtcaaaaatttgttgagtttATGAATATGTACTCAATAAGTTGGGAGGATTTCGATACAATTGTGGAGCTATCAAAATTTCAG GGGCATCCAAATCCGCTGGATGGAAAACAGCGTGCTGTGAAGGCTACTCTCACCAAAGCTtacaaagaaggaagaaaaacaaGAATGGTACGAGCTGCAGATTTAGTCAAGCTTCCTGGTGTGAAAAAAGCTCCTAAGAAGCGGATTGCAGCAATTTTAGAGCCATCTGATGATGGAtttgttgatggtggtggtaGCACATTGGCAGAAGGTGAAGAAGACAATTCTTCAGATATGGATGAGTTGG AAGGCCCTGCCAATGTTGAGAAGCTACAAATGGAACTTCAGAGTTTGAATTCAAAAG GAATGCAAGTGGAGTTCGATATGAAGGGCACAGGAAAGTCAAAGAAAACACCAGTTGGCAAAGGAAACGGTGGTTCTGGACCTTCGGAGAAGAAAGGTGCATGGGGTTCAGTGG